In Xenorhabdus poinarii G6, the following are encoded in one genomic region:
- a CDS encoding MFS transporter, translating into MDSNNTPSWGELLSGRNGLLSIALAGGVALHAINIYIATTILPSVVRDIGGLEYYAWNTTLFMVASIIGAPLSKNILSRFGPRAAYLIALVIFCCGTFICASAKDMMWMLIGRFTQGFGGGILFALSYALIRIVFDERLWPRAMAMVSGMWGIATLCGPAIGGIFAHADTWRFAFMALLPVAAVLAMIVLIQLSAYQTSNTQTERAAIGKILLLGVSVLIISFASLSKDIFANIFGVVVGIAIVVLIARFDRESKIKLLPTGAYDIGAPLGAIYACMALLVIGMTTEIFVPYFLQTIHGYRPLIAGYATALMAAGWTVGSLFSSGRRPQTVQWLVRRGPILVVLALITLAIIMPSQYLFNPTFSFILMCIALVAVGAGIGATWPHLLTQVFTSAPAGQEDLASTSITTVQLFATAIGSALAGIVANLAGFTDPGGLAGTQSASAWLFAIFALAPVFAAFIVRRIRVA; encoded by the coding sequence ATGGATTCTAACAATACTCCCTCCTGGGGGGAACTACTTTCCGGACGTAATGGTTTACTTTCAATTGCGCTTGCAGGAGGAGTTGCGTTACATGCTATCAATATCTATATTGCAACAACTATACTGCCATCCGTTGTACGAGATATTGGTGGGCTTGAATACTATGCATGGAACACCACGCTGTTCATGGTCGCGTCAATTATTGGCGCGCCATTATCTAAAAACATTCTAAGTCGTTTTGGGCCACGTGCTGCTTATCTTATCGCTCTCGTCATATTCTGTTGTGGAACATTCATATGCGCAAGTGCAAAAGACATGATGTGGATGCTTATTGGGCGATTTACGCAAGGTTTCGGCGGTGGCATTCTGTTTGCACTCAGCTACGCACTCATCCGTATTGTATTCGATGAACGGTTGTGGCCCCGAGCGATGGCAATGGTTTCAGGTATGTGGGGTATCGCAACACTCTGTGGACCTGCAATCGGAGGCATCTTTGCACACGCGGACACATGGCGTTTCGCTTTCATGGCACTTTTGCCAGTTGCAGCTGTACTTGCAATGATTGTACTCATCCAGTTGTCTGCCTATCAAACATCGAATACACAGACGGAAAGGGCCGCAATTGGCAAAATCCTGTTACTTGGTGTATCCGTACTTATTATATCGTTCGCAAGTCTGTCTAAAGATATTTTTGCAAATATCTTTGGTGTCGTAGTTGGCATTGCCATTGTCGTATTGATTGCCCGTTTTGATCGTGAATCGAAAATTAAATTACTGCCGACTGGTGCTTACGATATAGGGGCTCCTCTTGGCGCAATCTATGCCTGTATGGCTTTGCTTGTAATCGGTATGACGACAGAAATATTCGTACCGTATTTTCTACAAACTATCCATGGCTATCGTCCGTTAATTGCAGGCTATGCCACTGCTCTAATGGCTGCAGGGTGGACGGTGGGCTCATTATTCAGTTCCGGACGCAGACCGCAAACTGTACAGTGGCTTGTACGGCGGGGTCCAATTCTAGTTGTGCTTGCACTTATTACATTGGCAATCATCATGCCATCACAATACCTATTCAACCCGACTTTTAGCTTTATATTGATGTGCATTGCCCTTGTCGCAGTAGGCGCAGGTATTGGTGCTACTTGGCCACACCTACTTACTCAAGTATTTACCAGCGCTCCTGCTGGTCAGGAAGACCTTGCCTCAACCTCGATTACAACAGTGCAACTGTTTGCGACAGCCATTGGTTCAGCACTCGCAGGTATCGTTGCAAATCTTGCCGGGTTTACGGACCCGGGTGGATTGGCAGGAACTCAAAGTGCCTCTGCATGGTTATTTGCCATCTTTGCACTAGCACCGGTATTCGCAGCATTTATCGTTCGCCGTATACGTGTTGCTTGA
- a CDS encoding VOC family protein, with amino-acid sequence MLVFEIISLDINPADAEQIVHTLSEQCTAAGYRLNIAKTDNTAPDGIFVLSRGTSSVINNKRLTEIGLIAVAQIGIDQDGVNDEVSTVWNECSQSAFYYPLALEMKSVSESTDVVQDWLAGFATFTACIKMWRRLRNKPEEGKSSELRVNHINILARDLNKSVNFYHRILGASYCYNLGPKKAVMELNGFDFFIEQADTVIYPPGYHFGVRTDPEGVKSIAKIVEADSSIKVVKGNGPAPGYHLGLDRVRTAFYFEDPDGLVIEIYSPEIEMLESNPYLISQHFSLDE; translated from the coding sequence ATGCTTGTTTTCGAAATAATCAGTCTTGATATCAATCCCGCAGACGCGGAACAGATCGTTCACACGTTATCCGAACAATGCACCGCAGCTGGATACCGATTGAATATAGCTAAAACGGATAATACCGCCCCTGATGGGATATTCGTGCTTTCACGTGGTACATCAAGTGTTATAAACAATAAAAGACTAACTGAAATTGGGCTAATCGCTGTTGCTCAAATAGGTATCGATCAGGATGGTGTCAATGATGAAGTATCTACGGTATGGAACGAATGCAGTCAAAGCGCATTCTACTATCCCCTTGCACTTGAGATGAAATCTGTAAGTGAATCGACGGATGTCGTACAAGACTGGCTTGCAGGCTTTGCTACATTTACAGCTTGTATCAAGATGTGGCGGCGTTTACGCAACAAACCTGAAGAGGGAAAATCAAGCGAACTGCGAGTGAACCATATCAATATTCTTGCACGAGATCTTAATAAATCTGTCAATTTCTATCATCGAATTTTAGGCGCTTCCTATTGCTATAATTTGGGTCCAAAGAAAGCGGTTATGGAGTTGAACGGATTCGACTTTTTTATTGAACAGGCCGATACCGTTATCTACCCGCCTGGCTACCATTTTGGCGTGCGTACAGATCCCGAAGGGGTCAAATCAATAGCAAAAATAGTTGAGGCAGATAGTAGCATTAAGGTTGTGAAAGGCAACGGTCCTGCCCCGGGTTATCATTTAGGGTTGGATCGTGTACGCACGGCTTTCTACTTTGAAGATCCTGATGGTCTTGTTATAGAAATCTATTCACCAGAAATCGAAATGCTTGAGAGCAATCCATATCTCATCTCTCAACATTTCTCTCTGGATGAATAA
- a CDS encoding methyltransferase produces MLELVNETIYKSENDNLTLTSASDLVKLSDQYRQSAVLHYAIAEKLFDLTQKKCAPSKMAQNFGMVESKVFILLNALVALGLLKKDGNEFLNTELTTRYLTSTSSDYIGAIIEHQYLQWDNWPRMGEILRSETPLNFQQENLFKRNERAQDAFNDAMVRLSQPMRDVVSNLNVFKNANTSIDLAGGHGTYLAEALRHHPQLTGQIWDLPTTRKAAQKTIETYGLSERLRFCEKNLLNSLNFEGEAADIVMLNDCLHYFNEKEVQEIIRCASNLVNPGGTLLILTMTLDENRVTPALSADFSLHMMVNTNHGELHPTQWIARVMNENGLSIREQLIGRYTLLIGQRLVNEV; encoded by the coding sequence ATGTTAGAACTGGTAAATGAGACTATTTATAAGTCAGAAAACGATAACCTTACACTGACTTCAGCTAGCGACTTAGTTAAATTGTCTGATCAATATCGCCAATCTGCAGTCTTGCACTATGCCATTGCTGAAAAGCTATTTGATTTAACACAGAAAAAATGCGCACCATCAAAGATGGCCCAAAATTTCGGCATGGTAGAAAGTAAAGTATTTATTCTGTTAAATGCACTTGTTGCGCTTGGGCTTTTAAAGAAGGATGGCAACGAGTTTTTGAATACTGAATTGACTACTCGATATTTGACAAGTACTAGTTCCGACTACATAGGTGCAATCATTGAACATCAATATTTGCAGTGGGATAACTGGCCTAGAATGGGAGAAATTTTACGTAGCGAAACGCCGCTCAACTTTCAACAAGAAAACCTTTTCAAACGTAATGAACGTGCCCAAGATGCCTTTAATGATGCAATGGTACGTCTAAGTCAACCCATGCGTGATGTCGTCAGTAACCTTAACGTATTCAAAAATGCCAATACGTCTATCGATCTTGCAGGTGGGCATGGTACATACCTCGCAGAAGCATTACGCCACCATCCACAACTGACAGGTCAGATATGGGATCTGCCGACTACCCGCAAAGCTGCACAGAAAACTATTGAAACATACGGCCTAAGTGAACGACTCAGGTTTTGTGAGAAAAACCTACTTAATTCTCTCAACTTTGAGGGAGAGGCGGCTGACATAGTTATGTTGAACGATTGCCTCCATTACTTTAATGAAAAGGAAGTACAAGAAATCATTCGTTGTGCATCAAATCTTGTGAATCCTGGGGGAACATTATTGATCCTTACAATGACATTGGATGAAAATCGTGTCACCCCTGCACTATCTGCTGACTTCTCACTCCACATGATGGTTAACACCAATCACGGTGAACTACATCCAACACAATGGATAGCCCGTGTGATGAATGAAAATGGTTTATCTATCAGAGAGCAATTAATTGGTCGTTATACCCTGCTCATTGGTCAACGCCTTGTTAACGAGGTCTAA
- a CDS encoding formylglycine-generating enzyme family protein, with protein sequence MKLMLTDNPNNLSDRAAMALPEDLFVGRMPATVFSAQSDLLQLKPTEWIDIIQNPSIPFERRYTAGTLLNFSGDQRIRPLDPEMCDVPAANVWLGTTLERVPQIVAKWEHVGVIEKWITKECPCYHVEIKAFRMMRYPVTNFEYRLFLEQTNAPWLPTSWTFGVYPNERANHPVWSVSPEAAEAYADWLSNTTGRHFRLPEEAEWEYAASGGTRSEYPWGNEFNPYAANTAEVGPLSTTPVGIYPLGRSKFGIDDLAGNVEEYVAEDYYPYPGGDVIHDDLINIQGSYRIARGGSFTRFGDLARCARRHGRYQRDIYAMGFRLVESR encoded by the coding sequence ATGAAACTGATGCTCACCGACAACCCTAACAATCTCAGTGATCGGGCAGCAATGGCTCTACCTGAAGATTTGTTCGTTGGACGCATGCCTGCAACGGTATTTTCGGCACAGAGTGATCTGTTACAACTTAAACCCACTGAATGGATAGACATCATTCAAAATCCATCAATACCATTTGAGCGCCGTTACACGGCAGGTACTTTACTAAACTTTTCTGGCGATCAACGTATTCGCCCGCTTGATCCTGAAATGTGTGATGTACCCGCCGCCAATGTTTGGCTCGGTACCACATTAGAACGAGTTCCGCAGATCGTTGCTAAATGGGAACATGTTGGCGTAATTGAGAAGTGGATAACTAAGGAATGCCCATGCTACCACGTGGAAATTAAGGCATTTCGGATGATGCGTTATCCCGTCACGAATTTCGAGTATAGGTTGTTTCTTGAGCAAACTAATGCACCATGGCTTCCGACATCCTGGACTTTCGGCGTCTATCCAAATGAACGGGCAAACCATCCAGTCTGGTCTGTTTCTCCAGAAGCAGCAGAAGCATATGCAGATTGGTTGAGCAACACCACTGGACGGCATTTTCGGTTACCTGAAGAGGCTGAATGGGAATACGCAGCATCTGGAGGCACCAGATCCGAGTATCCGTGGGGTAACGAATTCAATCCTTACGCAGCTAATACGGCCGAAGTCGGACCATTATCGACGACTCCCGTAGGTATATATCCTCTTGGTCGTAGTAAGTTTGGAATCGACGATCTCGCTGGCAATGTCGAGGAGTATGTTGCCGAAGATTACTATCCCTATCCGGGAGGAGATGTAATTCACGATGATCTAATAAATATTCAGGGAAGCTATCGAATAGCCCGAGGCGGTAGCTTCACGCGTTTTGGTGACTTAGCGCGCTGTGCTCGTCGCCATGGCCGATACCAGCGTGACATTTACGCAATGGGTTTTCGGCTTGTAGAATCGCGTTGA
- a CDS encoding class I SAM-dependent methyltransferase, which produces MNSKTKMHYIDNKRIISPVDTLNTLPQDYEKVLRSDFLASYSEKLDVWTEETAMQHASTILHTHLARPSDVLDVGAGRGRDTQFLLSQGHRVTAVDLIELPEWPQLIQNWGNQVQFRAVPVIELDGKALFDGVLDNGCLHHQHPDEYVVYLRRIHSLLRPTGFFTISVFESKRPGKLYVNKAQRLYREFTESELTELLSIENFTLVSVHRVPRPTTDLNYLVMTVSKSAPTETRISP; this is translated from the coding sequence ATGAATAGTAAGACTAAAATGCATTATATTGATAATAAAAGGATAATATCTCCTGTTGATACTCTGAACACACTACCACAAGATTATGAAAAAGTATTACGTTCAGATTTTCTGGCGAGTTATAGTGAAAAACTAGACGTCTGGACAGAAGAAACAGCAATGCAACACGCAAGCACTATCTTGCATACTCATCTTGCTCGCCCTTCTGATGTACTGGATGTTGGTGCAGGGCGTGGACGTGACACTCAATTCTTGCTTTCGCAAGGCCATCGTGTCACAGCCGTTGACCTCATCGAACTTCCCGAATGGCCACAACTAATACAGAACTGGGGCAATCAAGTTCAATTTCGCGCGGTGCCAGTAATTGAACTCGATGGTAAGGCGCTTTTTGATGGTGTACTCGATAATGGCTGTCTACATCACCAACACCCTGACGAATACGTTGTCTACCTCAGGCGGATCCACTCGCTTTTACGTCCGACAGGATTCTTTACCATATCAGTATTTGAATCAAAAAGGCCAGGGAAGCTATATGTAAATAAAGCGCAACGGCTTTATCGTGAGTTCACAGAATCTGAGCTTACCGAGCTGTTGAGTATTGAGAATTTCACTCTTGTCAGTGTGCATCGAGTACCACGTCCAACGACTGATCTGAACTATCTAGTGATGACGGTTAGTAAATCAGCCCCTACTGAGACGAGGATATCTCCATGA
- a CDS encoding WD40 repeat domain-containing protein, with product MITHQAPISGVSAYRDKYVLTAGYDNQVILWDAKTNRPIARAMHDHLANQGGFSPDGNYAVTSSSDYSARLWTIPDLRLVAIFADHNDDVEMSVFHPNKPLIATASRDQNVRVYDFSGKLLHIFKGHSADVISVAWMHHVDELVSSSDDGTIKRWSLEKNSLIADINLNGIETDTIAIAANGHIFAGNDEGEIISISTDGTQITFRAHNAGVKRLVLDHDKGLLVSLSYDRTMRLWDVDPCGRLEELVSASLPPEVWPRSCSFAGDDHIVFATFQASYRLYNWKTGNWDLSELAPTNGINTVVLVDDQQWAIGDAGIVWVNQHEYIRIGSLCNFLTPVGDIILTGGQLGKVFDACTGRELYQHRSPLNCGVSFKLNGIDHAVIGTYTGEGIVLRIEGSLVTHVTDLPLHGNAVKDIATSGDLIFSIAADASATWYRLSTLEQLYTLKHAHEKIANGCIGLGEGYFASVSRDLKLRIWSPNYHVNVIATPHTHSIKCVSAGVNGRYIATGSYNGRVAIYDHIDAHWVINERITTSGISSLSYNSMSHMFIASSYDGNVYHIPLEHI from the coding sequence ATGATCACTCATCAGGCACCGATTAGCGGAGTTTCTGCATACCGAGATAAATATGTATTAACGGCTGGTTATGATAACCAAGTCATCCTGTGGGATGCAAAAACTAATCGCCCGATAGCTCGGGCGATGCATGATCACTTGGCGAATCAGGGGGGATTCTCACCTGATGGAAATTACGCAGTTACATCATCATCAGATTATAGCGCTCGGCTCTGGACTATACCTGATCTGCGATTGGTTGCTATATTTGCCGATCATAACGACGATGTAGAAATGAGTGTATTCCATCCGAATAAACCGCTGATCGCAACCGCCTCACGTGACCAAAATGTCCGAGTATATGATTTCAGTGGCAAACTTTTGCATATATTTAAAGGCCATTCAGCCGACGTCATCTCAGTTGCATGGATGCATCATGTCGACGAACTCGTTTCATCAAGTGATGACGGAACGATCAAACGCTGGTCACTTGAAAAAAATAGTCTTATTGCTGACATCAATCTAAATGGCATCGAAACCGACACAATAGCCATTGCTGCAAACGGACATATTTTTGCTGGCAATGACGAAGGAGAGATAATTTCAATCAGTACTGATGGCACGCAGATCACGTTCAGAGCACATAATGCAGGTGTGAAACGCCTCGTGTTAGACCACGACAAAGGGCTTCTAGTATCTCTGTCATACGATCGCACAATGCGGCTGTGGGATGTTGATCCATGTGGCCGGTTAGAAGAGTTAGTCAGTGCTTCACTCCCCCCTGAGGTATGGCCACGTTCATGCTCCTTTGCAGGTGATGATCATATCGTATTTGCAACTTTCCAGGCAAGTTATCGCCTATACAACTGGAAAACAGGTAACTGGGATTTGTCCGAATTAGCACCGACAAATGGTATAAATACAGTTGTGTTAGTCGATGATCAACAATGGGCAATTGGTGATGCTGGCATTGTGTGGGTAAACCAACATGAATATATACGAATAGGCAGTCTATGTAACTTTCTCACCCCCGTAGGCGACATTATCTTGACAGGTGGTCAACTCGGAAAAGTATTCGATGCGTGTACGGGTCGTGAGTTGTACCAACACCGTTCCCCATTAAACTGCGGTGTGTCTTTCAAGCTCAATGGGATAGATCATGCGGTTATAGGCACATACACAGGTGAAGGTATCGTTCTACGCATTGAAGGTTCACTCGTAACGCACGTCACTGATTTGCCACTACATGGTAACGCCGTCAAAGATATCGCTACTTCTGGTGATTTAATTTTCTCCATTGCGGCAGATGCATCAGCGACTTGGTATCGCTTATCAACACTTGAACAATTATACACACTCAAGCACGCACATGAGAAGATTGCAAATGGCTGTATAGGTCTCGGTGAAGGCTATTTTGCTTCTGTTAGCCGCGATCTGAAATTGCGGATCTGGTCGCCAAATTATCATGTAAATGTAATCGCAACACCACACACTCATTCGATCAAATGTGTTTCGGCAGGAGTTAACGGCCGCTATATAGCGACTGGTAGCTATAACGGCCGTGTTGCTATTTACGATCATATAGATGCCCACTGGGTGATCAATGAACGAATAACAACCTCAGGGATATCATCCCTCAGTTATAACTCAATGTCACATATGTTTATTGCAAGTTCATATGACGGCAATGTCTACCATATCCCGCTGGAGCACATATGA
- a CDS encoding GTP cyclohydrolase II, with the protein MNEARTPPKIVSAFVRTRVKIPIHVRTSKLKFEAEMVTFSGLCDIGEHLAIVFEPLSKSPHVRVHSECLTGDVFGSERCDCGEQLDEAITMLGKLGGILLYLRQEGRGIGLYNKLDAYHLQISQGLDTFAANQAINFPEDMRNFRVAAEMLQALGISEITLVTNNPDKVSQLKRNGIRIKSVLPTGVFVNNTNQSYLRTKINKHHHTINLGEDSQ; encoded by the coding sequence ATGAATGAAGCTAGAACACCCCCCAAAATAGTAAGCGCATTTGTTCGTACCCGCGTCAAAATTCCTATACATGTTCGTACCAGTAAACTGAAATTTGAAGCCGAGATGGTAACGTTTTCCGGCCTTTGCGACATTGGAGAACATCTTGCAATCGTCTTTGAACCCCTTAGCAAATCACCGCATGTTCGGGTGCATTCTGAGTGCCTGACAGGTGATGTATTCGGCTCAGAACGTTGTGATTGCGGAGAACAATTAGACGAAGCAATTACTATGCTTGGTAAACTTGGTGGCATCCTACTTTATCTTCGTCAGGAAGGGCGAGGTATCGGGTTGTATAACAAGCTGGATGCATATCACTTACAGATTTCACAGGGGCTTGACACGTTCGCAGCTAACCAAGCGATCAATTTTCCTGAAGACATGAGAAACTTCCGCGTAGCCGCTGAAATGCTACAAGCACTTGGTATTTCCGAGATAACACTTGTCACTAACAATCCAGACAAAGTTTCCCAACTAAAAAGAAATGGAATCCGGATTAAGAGTGTATTACCAACAGGTGTGTTCGTTAATAACACGAATCAAAGCTATTTACGAACGAAAATTAACAAACACCATCATACCATAAACCTCGGGGAGGACTCCCAATGA
- a CDS encoding 4'-phosphopantetheinyl transferase family protein → MKKMTFTSVQPTVITDGFFHKIQTGLLFEHPNIQVIQTYFDQDYYRDTLFDECGITYPLKLHSAVNKRRAEYLAARYCTQQALNHLGYPGFQVTNAPDRSPVWPDNILGSISHTANCAIVFAATRDKYRMIGVDIEQEIKAETIESVSRSIINPNEAALLTACPLPFTQAFTLAFSLKESLFKALYPHVKCFFDFHAAEITSIDCRDHTITISLLQTLSEEYQAGSPFHGHFVLMPRQQVLTYLLG, encoded by the coding sequence ATGAAAAAAATGACTTTTACCTCTGTCCAACCGACTGTCATAACAGATGGTTTTTTCCATAAAATACAAACAGGCCTCTTATTCGAACATCCCAATATTCAAGTCATACAGACATATTTTGATCAAGACTACTATCGGGATACATTATTTGATGAATGTGGGATTACCTACCCACTGAAGCTACATAGTGCTGTCAATAAGCGGCGAGCGGAATATCTGGCAGCCCGTTACTGTACGCAACAAGCGTTAAACCACCTCGGTTATCCTGGTTTTCAGGTCACCAATGCCCCGGATCGTTCTCCCGTCTGGCCTGACAATATTCTTGGCTCTATCTCCCATACAGCCAACTGTGCCATCGTATTTGCAGCGACTCGTGATAAATACCGGATGATCGGCGTAGATATTGAACAAGAGATCAAAGCAGAGACGATTGAAAGCGTTTCCCGCAGTATTATTAATCCCAATGAGGCGGCATTATTAACAGCATGTCCTTTGCCTTTCACACAAGCATTCACCCTTGCCTTCTCTCTCAAGGAGAGTTTATTTAAGGCACTTTATCCCCATGTAAAGTGCTTCTTTGATTTTCATGCTGCAGAAATTACCTCAATTGATTGTCGTGACCACACGATTACGATCTCATTGCTGCAAACATTATCTGAGGAATATCAAGCCGGTTCGCCATTTCATGGCCACTTTGTCCTGATGCCACGACAACAAGTATTGACATATTTACTGGGTTAA
- the galE gene encoding UDP-glucose 4-epimerase GalE produces MEILVTGGMGYIGSHTCVQLLEAGVTPIIIDNLCNANREVLARIAALTGVQPLFYEGDIRDESFLDTLFARHQIQSVIHFAGLKAVGESVAKPIEYYDNNVNGTLVLVRSMQKAGVKSIIFSSSATVYGDPDVVPITEQSTVGKTTNPYGTSKYMVERCLTDLYHADNNWSVVLLRYFNPVGAHPAGMMGEDPQGIPNNLMPYIAQVAVGRREKLSVYGNDYATFDGTGVRDYIHVMDLADGHMAALNVVSKKSGLHIYNLGTGKGTSVLEMVAAFSQACGKPIPYEICPRRPGDIAECWSSPEKAQRELGWKANRTIVEMAADAWRWQSQNPNGYQGN; encoded by the coding sequence GTGGAAATATTAGTAACAGGTGGAATGGGGTATATCGGCAGCCATACGTGTGTTCAACTGCTTGAAGCCGGGGTGACACCGATCATCATCGATAATCTGTGCAATGCCAATCGTGAAGTACTGGCACGTATTGCAGCATTGACAGGTGTGCAGCCTCTGTTTTATGAAGGGGATATTCGTGATGAATCCTTCCTTGATACTCTTTTTGCCCGTCATCAGATTCAATCGGTGATCCACTTTGCGGGTTTGAAAGCGGTTGGGGAGTCTGTCGCTAAGCCTATTGAATATTATGATAATAATGTTAATGGAACGCTGGTGTTGGTGCGTAGTATGCAGAAAGCAGGTGTAAAAAGCATTATTTTTAGCTCATCGGCAACAGTGTATGGTGATCCTGATGTCGTGCCGATAACTGAACAATCTACAGTAGGCAAGACGACTAACCCGTATGGCACCAGTAAATATATGGTGGAACGCTGCCTGACTGATCTTTATCATGCAGACAATAATTGGTCTGTGGTGTTGTTGCGTTACTTCAATCCCGTTGGTGCTCATCCTGCGGGGATGATGGGGGAAGATCCACAGGGAATTCCTAACAATTTAATGCCTTATATTGCCCAGGTTGCTGTCGGTCGTCGGGAAAAATTGTCTGTGTATGGCAATGACTATGCGACATTTGATGGTACAGGTGTGCGTGATTATATCCATGTTATGGATTTAGCCGATGGGCATATGGCTGCATTGAATGTTGTTAGTAAAAAATCGGGGCTGCATATCTACAATTTAGGCACTGGAAAAGGCACCAGCGTGCTGGAAATGGTTGCCGCTTTCAGTCAGGCCTGTGGTAAGCCTATTCCTTATGAAATTTGCCCACGTCGCCCAGGAGATATTGCGGAATGTTGGTCAAGCCCGGAGAAAGCGCAACGGGAATTGGGCTGGAAAGCGAATCGGACTATTGTCGAGATGGCGGCGGATGCCTGGCGTTGGCAATCTCAAAACCCGAACGGCTATCAAGGAAACTAA
- a CDS encoding Zn-dependent protease — MKWRGYIYSTILMAGSMFTPTLWAKGEAHLLFHMGLGASGKFFVGGTLQNKGDQPVAGGYLAVLPLNAQCEPNVLVVYSFESLAPGEKKAFRIPVNSSLSSYRLIGFSAYDDMGFPLPVIDETAKIIKEREPSEREACQVARKLAAANKSVTSK; from the coding sequence ATGAAATGGCGCGGTTACATATACAGTACCATACTCATGGCAGGCAGTATGTTTACCCCGACGTTATGGGCGAAAGGGGAAGCCCATTTATTATTCCACATGGGTCTGGGCGCCAGTGGTAAATTTTTTGTGGGTGGAACACTGCAAAATAAAGGCGATCAGCCTGTAGCAGGCGGTTATCTGGCCGTGTTGCCTCTGAATGCTCAATGTGAACCCAACGTACTGGTTGTGTATTCATTTGAATCATTAGCGCCCGGGGAAAAGAAAGCGTTTCGTATCCCCGTCAATAGCTCATTAAGCAGTTACCGTTTGATTGGCTTTAGCGCCTATGACGATATGGGTTTCCCTCTCCCCGTCATCGATGAAACAGCAAAGATCATTAAAGAACGTGAACCCAGTGAGCGCGAAGCCTGCCAAGTGGCACGGAAGCTTGCAGCGGCGAATAAGTCTGTCACTTCAAAATAA
- a CDS encoding lipase family protein, producing MYSYKEAANFAALVLYAAKMNEQYDNNPTPPADPRIKEDGWKIIAYISADDLSFSVTPKIAFPNHVCYGYVAEKRASPGTYVIAIRGTDPAILLEDIHDGVIAFASPWRHSPKVTVSQGFFSIYDSMKLTVVEPKSHHDDHLKLAEAITQLIGANNPFTIVGHSLGAAIASYLMYEMGPLAPNHSACLFACPRPGNSEFSKHLTQNFRHFAVFNYVDDVIPHLPPEILGYDSLDYINTFNPQTNLDISDGPLCSHYLINYIARLDLNVFKRVTKYGDIDSCINL from the coding sequence ATGTATAGCTACAAAGAAGCCGCCAATTTTGCCGCATTGGTATTATATGCCGCAAAAATGAACGAACAGTATGACAATAATCCAACGCCCCCGGCCGATCCCCGCATTAAAGAAGATGGTTGGAAAATTATCGCCTATATCTCAGCGGATGATCTCTCTTTCTCTGTCACCCCCAAAATCGCATTCCCCAATCATGTCTGTTATGGGTATGTCGCGGAAAAAAGGGCATCACCAGGAACATATGTCATTGCCATACGTGGAACCGATCCCGCCATTTTGCTGGAAGATATCCATGATGGGGTGATTGCGTTTGCATCACCTTGGCGTCATTCGCCTAAGGTGACAGTCAGCCAGGGATTCTTTAGTATTTATGATTCAATGAAACTAACGGTTGTCGAACCAAAATCACACCATGATGATCATCTGAAATTAGCGGAAGCGATAACTCAACTTATCGGGGCAAATAATCCCTTCACGATAGTCGGCCATAGCCTGGGGGCAGCAATAGCGTCTTATCTTATGTATGAGATGGGGCCTCTAGCTCCCAATCACTCAGCCTGCTTATTTGCCTGCCCAAGACCAGGAAACAGCGAGTTTTCCAAACACCTGACCCAAAACTTCAGGCATTTTGCGGTGTTTAATTATGTCGATGATGTCATCCCCCATCTTCCACCTGAAATCCTGGGATATGACTCATTGGACTATATCAATACTTTTAATCCGCAAACCAATCTGGATATTTCAGACGGGCCGTTATGTAGCCATTATCTCATCAACTATATTGCCAGATTAGATTTGAACGTCTTCAAAAGGGTGACAAAATACGGTGATATTGATTCTTGTATTAATTTATAG